From the genome of Meleagris gallopavo isolate NT-WF06-2002-E0010 breed Aviagen turkey brand Nicholas breeding stock unplaced genomic scaffold, Turkey_5.1 ChrUn_random_7180001862827, whole genome shotgun sequence, one region includes:
- the LOC104915972 gene encoding AP-1 complex subunit mu-2-like — protein sequence LNPTQLNSTQPNPGGTNKSVELEDVKFHQCVRLSRFDNDRTISFIPPDGDFELMSYRLSTAAKPLIWIESVIERFSHSRLEILIKAKGQFKKQSVATGVEIAVPVPSDADSPRFKASAGTARYVPERNVVIWTIKSFPVRAPPTVSPCPHIPVSLCPQALHPRPCPLVLEALPSPVSSSPLCPCPQSSPTSPCPRVPPLSIPMSP from the exons tcaacccaacccaacccaggGGGCACCAACAAATCGGTGGAGCTGGAGGACGTGAAGTTCCACCAATGCGTGCGGCTCTCGCGCTTCGACAACGACCGCACCATCTCCTTCATCCCACCCGACGGCGACTTCGAGCTGATGTCGTACCGCCTCAGCACCGCCGCCAAACCGCTCATCTGGATCGAGTCCGTCATCGAGCGCTTCTCGCACAGCCGCCTCGAGATCCTCATCAAG GCCAAGGGGCAGTTCAAGAAGCAGTCGGTGGCCACAGGCGTGGAGATcgcggtgccggtgcccagtGACGCCGACTCACCGCGGTTCAAGGCCAGCGCCGGCACAGCCCGCTACGTCCCGGAGAGGAACGTCGTCATCTGGACCATCAAATCCTTCCCGGTGAGAGCACCGCCCAccgtgtccccgtgtccccacatccctgtgtccctgtgtccccaggcCCTCCATCCGCGTCCCTGTCCCCTTGTCCTTGAAGCTCTCCCAAGCCCCGTGTCCTCAAGCCCTCTGTGTCCCTGTCCCCAAAGCTCTcccacgtccccatgtccccgtgtccccccGCTCTCCATTCCCATGTCCCCATAG